The DNA sequence TCAACGGCCGACGATTTAATTTCAGCATTTTTCTTATCCGCATTTTCAACAGCGGCCTTCTCAGCCTCGTTTGTATTGCTGGCATTGCTTTGAGGAACTATTTTCTGTGGGACAGTTGCGCTCTCGATTTCTGTACTGCTTTCACTTGAAATATCTGTTTCGAGCATCCCTTCAGCCGGAGGAATCTCTACACTTGAACTGGAGGATTGAAGCGGCAGAGTGAGATTGCTGATCTCTTTACGAACAACAGGTCCTTCACCTTCCTGAGTATGCTGTTTCTTATCCATTTCAGACAAAAAAGAATCAAACAGACCCAAAGAATACAAGCCGGAACTAATTCCAGCAACCAGCACAATTATCAATAATAAAAAAGCTACAGGACGTATATTCATTTTCATTTTATAACTTCCGTTTATAATATTTTTGAAAAATTAATATATGGAAATTTTCAATCGAAAGCAAAGGTTACAATTTAGACTGTCCTGCTTGGAATAAAAATTGGGGTATGAATCTCAAAAAAAGATCTATGCTAAAGTGAAGTCAGATATTTTAAAACACACTCTATCAACAACAAAACAATCCCCCCTACGTTTATAAACATAGAGGGGGGATTGTTTATAGCTATTTATTAATGTTAATTATCCTTGTTCATTGGACGGACGCCCCAAATACTTTTAGCGTAATCCATTATAGCCCTGTCACTGGAGAACTTCCCAGAACCAGCTGTATTTAATATTGAACACTTTAGCCACTGCCTACGATCCAGCCAAAGCGAATCAACCTGATCCTGAGCATCAATGTAAGCTCTATAATCTGCGAGGACCATATATTGGTCACCATTGACGAAAAGAGAATCAAGAATCGGTCTGAAAATTTCGTGATCTCCTTCCGAGAAAGTACCATCACCTATATAGTGCAAGGCCTCTGCAAGATCTGCATCATCTGATGCTACTTGTGAAGGATCATATCCATTATACCTTCGTGCTTCAACATCATCGGCATCCATTCCGAATATAAACATATTATCACTGCCGACTTCTTCCATTATTTCAATATTAGCCCCGTCCATGGTTCCAATGGTAAGTGCTCCGTTAAGAGCAAACTTCATATTCCCTGTCCCCGAAGCCTCAGTCCCGGCGAGGGAAATCTGCTCTGAAAGATCAGTTGCCGGAATAATACGTTCAGCTTGTGAAACACGGTAGTCAGGCATAAATGCGATACGAAGTTTATGATTAACAGCAGGATCTGAATTAACAACCGCACCTACTGAGTTAATCAGCTTGATTATTTTTTTTGCCAAAAGATAACCGGGAGCAGCTTTACCAGCAAAAATCTTAACTCTGGGAACTGCCACACTGGCAGGATCTTTTTTCAATCGACAATAAAGAGTTATCGCATGCAAAAGATTGAGTACCTGCCGCTTATACTCATGAATACGTTTCACCTGTACATCGTAAAGCCAGTCAGCCGGGAGATAAAGGCCATAATCTTTGCGGGCGTACTCGACTAACTTTTTTTTCTCATGCAGTTTGCACTCATACCAGCGGTCCTGAAATTCATGATCGTCAGCCAAAGGCTCTAATTTTCTCAAAACAGATAAATCTGTTATCCAATCGGTTCCAATTTTTTCTGATATCAAATCAGAAAGGGATGGATTGCATTGCTTCAGCCATCTTCTAGGAGTGATACCATTAGTGACTGAGGTAAATCTACCAGGATACATTTCCACAAAATCCTGAAAAATATTCTTTTTAATTAGCTCTCCATGTAATGCAGAAACTCCATTAACAGTAAAGCTGCCCACAACAGCAAGCCAGGCCATCCGCACAACAGGAAACTCACCGTCCCCAACTATAGACATGCGTTTAAGTCGGTCCTCATCTCCTGGAAAACGACTTTTCACATCTTCGATAAAACGTCTGTTAATTTCAAAAATTATAGAGACATGCCGTGGAAGCACTCTGCGCATCATTTCAAGAGGCCATGTTTCAAGAGCTTCAGGCATTACGGTGTGATTTGTATAAGCAAAAGTCCTACGACAAATCCGCCATGCCTGATCCCAATTGAGCATATGATCATCGATAAGCATACGCATAAGTTCAGGTATAGCTATCGCAGGATGTGTTTCATTAAGCTGCACCACAGCACGATTCGGCAGCTCAGAAAAATCAAGTTTGAGTTTTGCAAACCGGCGCAACATATCTTGAATTGTTGCAGATACAAAGAAGTATTGCTGAACCAGACGCAGCTCACGTCCTTCACTCAATTTGTCACTAGGATAAAGGACCTTAGATATGGTCTCTGATCTGACAGCATCCTCCATCGAGCGAATATAATCTCCACTGTTAAACAGATCCAGATTGAATCTCCGGGCAGGCTGAGCTTCCCAAAGACGCATATTAATAACATTTCCATTTTTATATCCGGGAATGAGCATGTCTACCGGCATCGCCATAACTTTAGCTGTGTCTGCCCAGCGATGACGCTTTGAACCATCCTCATGCGTATACTGTTCCTCTCTACCATAAAGGCGCACCGTGAACATAAAACCACGCCTGCGAAACTCCCATGGATTGCCGTAGTGCAGCCAATCATCAGGCAACTCAACTTGTTCACCATTTTCAATTGCCTGTTTGAATATTCCATATTCATATCTTATTCCATACCCGTATCCTGAAATACCCAATGTCGCCATGGAATCAAGAAAACATGAGGCTAGACGTCCCAGTCCTCCATTACCTAGACCCGCGTCAACCTCTGCACTTTCTGCATCATCAAGAGTTGCCCCAAAATGAGTAAGAGCCTGTTCAGTCTCATTTTCTATACCAAGGCTTAGCACATTGCTGCCCAAAGATTTACCGACCAGAAATTCTAGAGAAAGATAATAAACACTTTTGGCACTCTGATTGTAATATGAACGTTGAGTTTTTATCCAATTACCAACCAGTCGATCACGAATAGTATACGCCAGAGCCTGATATAGTGAAAAAATCTCTGACCGACTGTAGTCCCTGCCAAGATTTGAAAGATGATGGCGGCATATGCACTCAATCAAAGACTCAACATCCATTCCCCCCATCTGCTCAAGCAGTTCACTGGGATCTTTCTTAGCCATAACTTATCCCCATTTTTTTCAATTGCTGCATTAAGAATAAATGCAAAAGTGAATTCCGGTGTTATCACCATTCCATTTTCACATGAGAATTTTTTATAATAGTCAGTTATAACCCAAGAAAATAAAAAATGTAATATAAACATTAACAAAACTGGACTAGGCATAATCTTGATAAAAATATTATGTTATCTAATTGTATAAATACACTATTTAAAATTAAAGAAGGGACACCACTATATTACTTTTTTTAGCAGATAAAAATATGTCAACTAAATCAGTACAACATGGGGATAATACACCTATATAAATTTATAATTCAAATTACGGCCCAACATGCTATCGTAGTATACGATGGTTATGTCTATTAAGAGGGAGAAGTTTTTCTATATTCTACTTCACCTTTATAGCAAGTTAATGCTAACAATACTCGATCTTGGACTAATCATTTATTTATAGCTGATACATGACATTTTATCAGCAGGAGCACTTAGTTCCGCATTTAATGAAGTATTATCAAATTACAATGATAAACAAATTCATAACACACTAAATTCAGATTAATGACGAAAAGGAGGCATAATGGAAGACCATTTAAAAGAAGCACTTGAAATAGTAAAAGCACAAGCCAGTGTAAGAACCATGACTGAGGAAGAAATAACCTCTATGGTTCAAAAACTAGCATCCGGTATTCAAAAAATAAGAGAGGAAATGAATAATCCAGGAGCAAACGCCCCGGTTCCTCCAGTTGATCCACAAAAAGCTATTAGAGAAAAATCAATCATCTGCCTTGAATCCGGCAAATCTTTTAAGGTCCTAACCAAAAGACATCTTGCAAAATACGACCTTACCCCTGATGAATATCGCGAAAAATGGGGTTATGCCAAAAAAACACCTTTGGTCTGTAAGTCGCTGCAACGTGAACGCCGCAAAAAGATGAAAGAAATGAAACTATGGGAAAAACGTAAAAAACAATAAAAATATTGTATCATTATATCTACCTGAACTCGCATTTCATATATGACTTAATCCCTGTTCAAACAAAAAGCCCGGAAACATGTAAAATGATCCGGGCTTTTTTGAACTCAAATTTATATAATTCTACCACTTGTCGGATGGAGGCTGATAATAAAACTCAACTCTGCGATTAATAGCCCTGTTCCTATTTGATGTATTGGGCACAAGCGGTTTTGTCCCTGCGTATCCTACCGCCTTCATTCTATGAGACGAGACTCCTGATTTCTTCAAAATATAACGCAGACATGAAGCAGCTCGTGCAGCAGACAGCTCCCAATTCGAGCTATATATATTATTGTTGGTTGCACGATCATCAGTATGTCCTCTTACCACAAGATTAAATTTTTTCTTCTTCATAATGCTTGCTACTTTATCAAGCAAATGAGCTGATTGCGGATTAATATCAGCAGTTCCAGGTTTAAAAATAGCTCTGGAAGGAACCCTGACTAAAACCCCCTGCTGGTCACTATTAACAGCCATAAGCTTTTGAACTTTACCGGCAGTTATAAAAGCACGAATATCGACTTCAAGAGCTTTCAAATCTTTTTTAGCTTTAGCTTTTACTGATGACTCTGCATAAGGACTACTAGAAAAAGCCATATTTTTTGCGCCCTTGTCTTCAAACTGAACACCAAAAGCTTCACGCATAGAACCTTTCATACTCTCAAAGTTAGCAATATCCTGATTAGAAAAAGAGAGCAGCAAAACAAAAAAACAAAGAAGCAAAGTAACCATATCGGCAAATGTAGCCATCCAAGGAGGAAGTCCTTCTTCCGGCGGTGGCTCTGAGGGAGGTTTTCCTACGACATATATAATCTCTTCTTTTTTCTTTGCCACTGATAACTCTCTGAAAAAACTTAAAACTATTACTTAATAATCCCAAAATGTCCTACAGCTGTAAAAAAATACAGCTCCCCTTACGCAAGCATTCTCCGAATCTCATTAATCATAACGTCAGACGAGGGTAATGGTTTCAAAAAAACCAAATTTGAAACATTGTCAACTGGAGCCAGATTAACCGGTATGCTGAACTCTGGAGATCCAGTATAGATAATAAATTTTATTTCCGGCCATTTAACACTGGCGGAATCAATGAAATCAGTCCCATTCATTCCCGGCAAACGCAAATCGACAATAACCATATCAACCTGCTTCTTATCTAGAAAATCCAATGCGGCTTCCGAACTTTCTGCCTCAAAAACGTCAAAATCCTCGTCCTCAAGACTGATAACTAAACTCTCTCTGACATGAATATCATCGTCCAAAACTAGAATTGAATGATTCATGAGCGTCACCTTTAACATGAAATTGGAATTCTAACACCAAATCTGGTCCAGCTCCCCGGGACAGAATCAACATCCATTATCCCGTTATGCTGATCTGCTATAATAAAATATGATACAGACAGCCCTAACCCTGTGCCATGTCCAACACCTTTAGTCGAGTAAAAAGGTTCAAAGACTCTATTGCGAATATCTTCTGGAATACCGGGACCGTTGTCTTCAACTTCTATACACGCCATATCATCATCACGCTTAAGTCTCAGAATGAAACACGGCCCTCCCTCATCATATTCTTTTTCATTCATGGCCTGCGCTCCGTTTTTCAACAAATTAAGTAAAACCTGTTGAATCTCATTTTCTTCACAATACACACTTGGCAGCTCGTCACTATACTCTTTCACAATTCCTATTTTTCTAAAATCATATTCTTTCTTGAGATCGTAATCGTTTGCCGCAAGCTCAATAGTATTATCCATCAATTTTGCAAGATCACATTCACTGAATCTTTTATCACTTTTACGGCTGAACCGTAGCATATTACTTACAATCTTTGCTGCCCGGTTGCAAGATTCAGCAATTCCTTCCAACATTCTGGGAATATCTCTCTTAGACAAATAGTTCCGCATTCTTTCCAAAGAAATATCACATTCGGAAGCCGTTTCAGTATTCTGCCTAAGATCCTTATAAATCCGATTTTTAATATTCTGTGTATTTCCAGCAATTGCTGCCAACGGATTATTAATCTCATGCGCCATTCCTGCAGCGAGCCCACCAACAGACATCATTTTTTCAGTCTGGATCATCATCTGCTCAAGATTAAACTGCTCAGTAACATCATCAACCTGAATTACTGCGCCTTCTACCCCATTAGCAATTAAAGGAAAAATAGTTATATCTTCATAGCAAAGGCCATCTTCACACTTGCGAGGTTTCCGCAATTCATACTGGGCCTTGCGAGTTCTAACACTTTCTCTAACCTTGTCCATTTCCATAACCATTCTCGGAAACACATCAGACAAATTCTGCCCAATAGCATCATTGGTCGTAATACCTGTATCTTCTTGAGCACTCATATTCCACTGGGTGACACGCCCATGAGGATCCACGCCAACAATAATAGAAGGCATTGAATCAATAATATTTGATAGATAGTTGCGCAGCCTATTGAGCTCTTTTTCCCTGCTATATTCCTCTGTAACATCTCTGAAAACAAGGACAACACCAGCAATATCCCCATCTTCGGTTATTATGGGCGAAGCCGAGTCAGAAATCTGAAACTCTTCTCCGGATCTGGAGATCAAAACAGTATGATTTGAAAGTCCAACTGTTTTGCGGGTTCTTAAAACTTTATCAACAGGACTCTCGCATCCTTCTCTTGTTTGGGCATTAATTATTTTAAAGATTTCAGGTAAAGAGACCCCGATAGCGTCTTTCACACTCCATCCTGTAAGTCTCTCAGCCACAGGATTCATTCTTGTAATTCTCCCGTCTGCATTAGTGGCAACAACAGCATCACCAATTGATTTAAAAGTGATTCTTAAATCATTTTCACTCTCACGGGATTTCTTTTCTGAAAGAGCTAGTTTCCCGTAAAGATGGGAGACAATTCCTCCACTGACCAATAGAGAACTGACAAGAATAATGCGCATTAACATTTCGTGTGGGCGGTATAAAGGAAACAGGATCTCTAGAAATGAACTCAAGGCATGATTAAACCAGAGAAACTCCAAAAAACTCTCTGCAATCCAAACAAAGAAAGCCCCGAGAACAAAAGTAAGAAGCATAATGTTACCAGCTGAAATTCCATTATTCTTCATTTTTCCGTCCTATCCCTGATCCATACCAGAAACGGCAGACCTAAGAGCATCGTCCCTACTGCATAAGACATAGCCCACCGGACTAATGAAATTACAAATACCCCCTCTGGCAAAAGACCTAAAATATACTTGCTACCAATTCCGC is a window from the Maridesulfovibrio zosterae DSM 11974 genome containing:
- a CDS encoding AMIN domain-containing protein; this translates as MKMNIRPVAFLLLIIVLVAGISSGLYSLGLFDSFLSEMDKKQHTQEGEGPVVRKEISNLTLPLQSSSSSVEIPPAEGMLETDISSESSTEIESATVPQKIVPQSNASNTNEAEKAAVENADKKNAEIKSSAVDSAGAKDIKKQSQSKKAKLSKGKVGLLAAKCAEKKFSVQVPISATSGRIKWFNMQNPRRLVVDILGKWSNTGKSVYIYKNCVVNKIVTGEHPDKLRLVFYLDKPGLSKSIAPSVKKDSKKITIGLSF
- a CDS encoding glycogen/starch/alpha-glucan phosphorylase → MAKKDPSELLEQMGGMDVESLIECICRHHLSNLGRDYSRSEIFSLYQALAYTIRDRLVGNWIKTQRSYYNQSAKSVYYLSLEFLVGKSLGSNVLSLGIENETEQALTHFGATLDDAESAEVDAGLGNGGLGRLASCFLDSMATLGISGYGYGIRYEYGIFKQAIENGEQVELPDDWLHYGNPWEFRRRGFMFTVRLYGREEQYTHEDGSKRHRWADTAKVMAMPVDMLIPGYKNGNVINMRLWEAQPARRFNLDLFNSGDYIRSMEDAVRSETISKVLYPSDKLSEGRELRLVQQYFFVSATIQDMLRRFAKLKLDFSELPNRAVVQLNETHPAIAIPELMRMLIDDHMLNWDQAWRICRRTFAYTNHTVMPEALETWPLEMMRRVLPRHVSIIFEINRRFIEDVKSRFPGDEDRLKRMSIVGDGEFPVVRMAWLAVVGSFTVNGVSALHGELIKKNIFQDFVEMYPGRFTSVTNGITPRRWLKQCNPSLSDLISEKIGTDWITDLSVLRKLEPLADDHEFQDRWYECKLHEKKKLVEYARKDYGLYLPADWLYDVQVKRIHEYKRQVLNLLHAITLYCRLKKDPASVAVPRVKIFAGKAAPGYLLAKKIIKLINSVGAVVNSDPAVNHKLRIAFMPDYRVSQAERIIPATDLSEQISLAGTEASGTGNMKFALNGALTIGTMDGANIEIMEEVGSDNMFIFGMDADDVEARRYNGYDPSQVASDDADLAEALHYIGDGTFSEGDHEIFRPILDSLFVNGDQYMVLADYRAYIDAQDQVDSLWLDRRQWLKCSILNTAGSGKFSSDRAIMDYAKSIWGVRPMNKDN
- a CDS encoding MucR family transcriptional regulator, translated to MEDHLKEALEIVKAQASVRTMTEEEITSMVQKLASGIQKIREEMNNPGANAPVPPVDPQKAIREKSIICLESGKSFKVLTKRHLAKYDLTPDEYREKWGYAKKTPLVCKSLQRERRKKMKEMKLWEKRKKQ
- a CDS encoding OmpA/MotB family protein, whose product is MAKKKEEIIYVVGKPPSEPPPEEGLPPWMATFADMVTLLLCFFVLLLSFSNQDIANFESMKGSMREAFGVQFEDKGAKNMAFSSSPYAESSVKAKAKKDLKALEVDIRAFITAGKVQKLMAVNSDQQGVLVRVPSRAIFKPGTADINPQSAHLLDKVASIMKKKKFNLVVRGHTDDRATNNNIYSSNWELSAARAASCLRYILKKSGVSSHRMKAVGYAGTKPLVPNTSNRNRAINRRVEFYYQPPSDKW
- a CDS encoding response regulator, whose translation is MNHSILVLDDDIHVRESLVISLEDEDFDVFEAESSEAALDFLDKKQVDMVIVDLRLPGMNGTDFIDSASVKWPEIKFIIYTGSPEFSIPVNLAPVDNVSNLVFLKPLPSSDVMINEIRRMLA
- a CDS encoding PAS domain-containing sensor histidine kinase, giving the protein MKNNGISAGNIMLLTFVLGAFFVWIAESFLEFLWFNHALSSFLEILFPLYRPHEMLMRIILVSSLLVSGGIVSHLYGKLALSEKKSRESENDLRITFKSIGDAVVATNADGRITRMNPVAERLTGWSVKDAIGVSLPEIFKIINAQTREGCESPVDKVLRTRKTVGLSNHTVLISRSGEEFQISDSASPIITEDGDIAGVVLVFRDVTEEYSREKELNRLRNYLSNIIDSMPSIIVGVDPHGRVTQWNMSAQEDTGITTNDAIGQNLSDVFPRMVMEMDKVRESVRTRKAQYELRKPRKCEDGLCYEDITIFPLIANGVEGAVIQVDDVTEQFNLEQMMIQTEKMMSVGGLAAGMAHEINNPLAAIAGNTQNIKNRIYKDLRQNTETASECDISLERMRNYLSKRDIPRMLEGIAESCNRAAKIVSNMLRFSRKSDKRFSECDLAKLMDNTIELAANDYDLKKEYDFRKIGIVKEYSDELPSVYCEENEIQQVLLNLLKNGAQAMNEKEYDEGGPCFILRLKRDDDMACIEVEDNGPGIPEDIRNRVFEPFYSTKGVGHGTGLGLSVSYFIIADQHNGIMDVDSVPGSWTRFGVRIPISC